ACTGTGGAATTCTTAAAAAAATTACGCCTGGTGTGGTAATATGGCAGATAACAATCTTATTTATCCTTCACTTGATGCTACTATAGTCCTGAACATTGCCTTTACCATCCTCCTTGCATATCTGCTGGTCAGGATCATCACATTCCTGCTCACCCATTTATCTGAACGGGCATTCCAGTATCGGATTACAATAAAAATGCTGATACCGCTCTTGAAATTCTCGATATATGGGTTTACACTTTACGTTATTCTTGCCAGGATCCTGGTGGTAACATCCGAACAGCTGTGGGGTTTTGGGGTGCTGCTGGGTGCAGCCATCGGGTTTGGCCTTAAGGACCTGTTTGCGGGAGTTATAGGGGGAATCCTCATCAGTCTGGGAAAACCCTATCAGGTTGGCGACAAGATCAGGATAGGGGAATACTATGGTGAAGTAAAGGATATTGGGCTCATATCCACCACCCTGGTAACACCGGACGATAATCTTGTGTCCGCACCCAATTATATGGTCTTCACCCAGCCGGTGGCCAGTGCCAATGCCGGGAACCGTGAAATGATGGTGGTCATCGACCTGTATGTAGACCACGATGCTGATGCCGGTCTGGCATTTAAAATTCTGAAAGAAGCAGTGATAACTTCAATGTACGTTTATATATCCAGTAAGCATCCAGTAACCATACTTATCAAGGAATACCCCTATTATAGAAGGCTTCGGGCTAAAGCATACGTGACAGACCTCAGGTATGAGTTCCAGTTCGAATCCGATGTTACCAGGAGATCCCTGGACGAGTTTACATTGAAAGGGATAAGAGCACCACGGATCATGGTGATACCTGGCGGATCAGGACCTGGGTGATTTTAAAAAGTTTTTCATGTTATCCCCCATCCCCTCATCATGCAGAACCAGTTCCATATGGGGATATGCTATCTCCACTTTATCCTTATTTTCAGGATTGTTGAATTCCTCCAGCACCTTCCTGTACACCTCGGTCCTGATGGCAGGTACCAGTTTGGGAAGGCACATCACCCTTACGGTCACCGTTACGCTGGAGTCTGCAAATCCCACTCTGAGCACAGGCTCTTCCAGGGCGAACTCCACCTGTACGCTCTCAGGTGTCTTGACCCGCATCAACCTCGCTGCCTGCTTCATCTCCTCACCTGCTACCTCTTTGGCAGCGTTAAAGATTATCCGCTCAGCCAGGCCAAGGTCACTCTCATACGTCACACTGACGGGTATTGAGAGCCAGACCTGGGGGATATCGTAGGAATAGTTTATGATGGGTTCCAAAAAAACGACACTGTTCGGGATGATCACGTTCTTGCCAGTAACGGTCTCGTCCCCGGTCACGTCCTTGAGCACGGTGAACAGCATAGTGATGTTCTCTACATCACCAAGAATGTCATTGCTCTTGATATAGATCCTGTCACCTATCTTGTAGGGACGCTTAACCATGATCAAGAACCATGCTGCAAAGCTCAGTATCACCTGCTGGAGCGCAAAGGCCAGTCCCGCACCCAGTAAGCTCAAAGAGATCCCGAGTGATGAAAAATTTCCCAGTACACCGCTGATAATTATTATCAATGCAAGGAACCATACAAAATAGATATAGAGCATCCGGACAACTTTCCATTCCCCTGATTTGAAATGTGGTTTGACAGCCCGGTTCAATATGGGTAATGAGATTTTCAGGAATATTTTGACAATGAACAGGGTTATGATCACGAACGAAAATTTTGGCAATAACAGTTCGAACACGCTGGTGAATGTCGACACATCAATATATATCCTCCAGTAGATAATAAGGAGTACAATGGCCAGGACAAGCCCCAGAAACCACAGGACATCCATTTTTATACTGCGGTGCTCATTTTCAGTTATAATGCATTCCCCTCATCGTCTCATTTTCGTGCACAAGAAAAAGAGAATGGTCATTTCTCCATCCTCACAGCCGGGAACCCTACGATCTCATAGGTTGCCGATGCGATCTTAATATCTTTTTCCTTGAGAAAAGCATCAAGTATCTTTTCATTCAGCAGATGCTTATTTGTCCTGCGGCGGCGCGGATCGACCACATATCTGAGTTGCATATCGATCCAGTTATCAGTGATCTGGGTATATATCTTGCTTTCAACATCAGCAGGAGTTATCAGGTATTTATCTCCCATATCCTTGAGTTCTTTTTTTGCAGATATCTCAAACTCCTTCGTGACATCATTCGCGATATCAACTGCAATTGTCTGGGCTTTTCTCCAATTACTATCATACGTCAGCATAAGATGTATCTCATCCCAGATAAAAGAGAAATCCCTGGTATAATTCTTCACTGTCTTGTTCAGGATGAAACTATTGGGCAACTGGATGATCCTTCCTGAATACTGGTCCCCGTCAACCCATTGCCTGATCTCCATTATTTTCGTGTTAAATACATTGATATCCAGTACATCTCCCATGTCGGTTTCTATCTGTATCCTATCTCCTGCCCTGAAGGGTCCTGAGAGAAAAATAATGAGCCCACCGGCCAGGTTTTTTAGTACATCCTGGAGTGCAATCGCAATACCCGCACTTATTATCCCATATGCAACTATTAATGAAGTAGTTTCCTTGAACCATACAGCTATCAATGCTCCCATTGCGATGATTGCAATAATGGTTGAGACGGCTTTTTTAAAGGCATATCGTTCTTTAATTTCCTGTATCTGTCTTTTAATAATGATGCTGGTGAAATAGTTTGCCAGATAGCCAACCAGTAGTATGATTGTAGACTGCAGGAACTTGCTCAATTCCTGGCTGTATTCACTAAGATAGTCCGTAAAATAATTGATATATATTGTAATTATCGCCAATAAGCTTAATAAAAAGATGTATAATTCTCGATTCGAATTCATCAGTAGTTAATTCACATGCCCGAATATGAAGTTTATGAGGATTGTGATTTTTTTGATTGCTTTTAGGAATACAACGCTATCAAACCCGTATAATAAAACATTTATAATGTGGTGTCAATGAATATACCATGTACAGAGATGGTGAATAATGTCCCGATTTTTCAAAACATCAAAGAAAGTTGGTCTTCCTCCTGGTACTCTTCAACATATCGGGGAAAAAAAAGCAGAGACGGTAAAGATTTCCATCTTGGATTATGATGAGACGAATCTGGAAGAGAAGGTAGCAAAGACTGTTGAAGAATGTTTTCCCTTTAAGGAGAAGCCCACTGTCACCTGGATAAATGTGGATGGGCTCCACCAGGTGGATATCATTGAAACCATAGGGAAGCATTTTGATGTCCACCCCCTCATCATGGAAGATATTGTCCACACTGACCAGCGTCCAAAAATGGAGGACTTCGGACATTACATTTTTATCGTAATGAAAATGCTCCAGTTCAACGAATCGAACAATGAAATTATGGGGGAACAGATAAGTCTTATCCTCGGTAACAACTTTGTGATATCCTTCCAGGAAATGGAAGGCGATACCTTTGATCCTGTACGGGAAAGGATCAGGAATTCCAAAGGCCGCATCCGGAAAATGGGTCCTGATTACCTGGCCTATGCCCTGGTCGATTCCATTGTTGACAATTATTTCCTGATACTTGAGAAACTGGGTGAAAGAATTGAGGATAGAGAAGAGGAACTGGTCACCAATCCCATACCTGAGACCCTGCAAACCATTCACGAAATGAAACGGGAGATGATATATCTTCGTAAATCGGTCTGGCCGTTGCGTGAATTGATCAGCGGACTGGAAAGAGGCGAGTCAACGCTTATCCTGGATTCCACAACCGTCTACCTGAGGGATGTGTACGACCATACCATCCAGGTCATAGATACCATCGAGACCTTCAGGGATATGCTTTCAGGCATGCTGGATATCTATCTCTCAAGTGTGAGCAACAGGATGAACGAGGTCATGAAGGTGCTGACCATCATAGCCACCATATTCATCCCCCTTACCTTTTTCGCAGGGGTATATGGGATGAACTTTGAATACATGCCTGAACTGGGGTGGCAGTGGAGCTATCCATTGCTCTGGGTAGTGTTCATCGGCACAGGTTTTTCAATGTTCTTGTTCTTCAAACGGAAACGGTGGTTATAAATAAGACCGACATACCCATTAAAACTGTGTGATATGTGGTCGTTGTGGGACTACAATACATGATACTTCATTCAAATAAAGCATAATTGTTATATTACCTGCATACAATAATGTCAGCAATGTATGGGTCGTATGATATTCCGTTAAAGATTGAGCATGAAAGTTTCTCTCTTTCAATTGAAAAGGCTGGAAACTTGCATATATACAAACGAGAAGTTTTTTATGGAACTGAAGAGAAGGTCCTGTTGTTCGATGATGCAAAGATCATATTGAATCCCATCGAGCCGGTGAATAAACCCAAGAATATTACCGCATTTTTGCTTATAGAATTTGAAAAGCCCTTTGTAGTAGGACCGGGCACATCCAATCCTGTCTATATAAAATTCCCTATCGAAATAGGTGTTTTTATATCAAATAACAAACAATTTGAAATTCTTGATGTCCTCACGCTGGTTAAACAAAAGTTCACCCTGTACGGTGACCCGGCCAGAGGTATGATATGCAAATACTGGAAGAGTGAGGTCTATCCAGGCATTCCTGAAGCTGACCCGATGATGGAAGGAGTCATGGAGGTCAAGATCGAGAATACAACATCCCGCTGGATCGAAATATCAAAAGCCGTGTTCAATGCGTATGATATGAGGCTTTATTATAATAATGACATGGTTTCCATGAAGTCCAAAATGAAGATAATGGGCGAACAGATAGCAAAAACGGTTTTTTTCAATTCCCCGATTAGAAACGAGATGGAAAAATCCATCGAGCGCTATACTGCGGGTAAAGTCTCAGTAATGGGTCCGAAATTCATGATGGAGGGGGGTCTATGAACGTTACTGACGTTTTTAGCTCCATACCTGGCGGGGATGGCCCGGTCTTGAAATTCCTCATAGTCCTTCTGACCATTATTGGAGCAGTCTTTGTCAGTAAGGTAGCCACGATCTATCTCAGAAGAACTCTCAAAGAGAAGATGAGCAAAGACCACCTGGAGATCATTCTCAAATTAACCTCATACTCAATCATTATTGTCGCTATTTTATTCTTCATGCTTCCGGCCCTGAATGTTGAACCCTCAAGCATACTTGTGGCTGGCAGTGTTGTTGGTTTCATTATAGGTTTTGCCAGCCAGAATATCGTAGGCAACATGGTATCGGGTTTGTTCCTGATGACCGAGAGACCCATAAAGGTGGGCAATATCGTGAACATAGATGGAAATTCAGGCACAGTAGAGGATATTACCCTGATCTCCACCATTATCAGGACCTATGATGGATTATATGTGAGAATACCAAACCAGACAGTGTTCACAACGACCATTACCAATTATGTGGCCAATGTGGCCAGAAGGTTCGATTATGTGGTGGGGATACGCTACAACGACGATGCTGACAAGGCCATAGAGATCATCAAAAATATCATCGAAGATCATCCTTTTACCCTCAAGAACCCATCGCCCGTTGTGTTCGTGGATAATCTGGGGGATAATGCGGTCAATATTGTTGTCAGGATATGGGCGCCCAGTACCGATTGGTATGGAGCTAAGACCGAGCTTCTCTGGATAATGAAGAAAACTCTGGAGGAGAACGGCATGGAGATCGCTTTCCCGCAGCGCACATTATGGTTCGCCAATGAGCTGCAGAGCAAGCAGATAGATAAAAAAGAAGTACCATCTGGTAATGGATAGGAATCAACAATGGCTCTTCGTCAGATTGAGATATTTATTCCCTCAAAGGAAGAATATCGCGTTCAGGACGCGTTGAAAGACTTACCGGTCCTGGGAATATGGCAGGAAAGGTTTTCAAAGGATTTCATCCAGATAATAATACTTCTTGATGCAGAGACTAGTGAATTCGTTCTTGATAGATTGGAACAAAATATATCCCTGGTGGAAGGATACAGGATAATAATTCTTCCTGTTGAGGCCACTCTGCCAAAACAAAAACCATTACATGAAAAAGTACCTGAGAGGGAAGAACCGGTCCTGGAAGATAAAACCAATGAAAAACCCGCCAGGATAAGTCGTGAAGAACTCTATTCTGATATTGAAGAGACCATCAATCAGACCAGGATATTTATTGTCCTGGCCTTTTTATCTTCTGTGGTTGCTGCTATTGGCATCCTGCAAAATAATGTTGCTGTTATTATAGGCGCAATGGTTATCGCCCCCTTACTGGGCCCGAACGTTGCACTCTCGCTTGCAACCACTCTTGGTGATATTGACCTGGCCAAACGGGCCCTGAAAGCCAATATTAAGGGTATACTTACTGTCCTTTCATTTGCTGTAATTCTGGGATTTGTGTTTAAGGTAGACCCGAATATCCCCGAACTGATTTCCAGAACAAAAGTCACTTTCGGTGACATTATTCTCGCCCTTGCCGCAGGCAGTGCAGCTGCGCTGTCATTGACCACAGGCGTTCCAAGTGCCCTTATCGGTGTCATGGTTGCTGTGGCCCTGCTCCCGCCGCTTGTTGTTTTCGGGTTGTTGCTGGGGCAGGGAGAATGGGTATTGGCAACGGGGGCACTGCTTCTGGTGCTCACGAACGCGATATGCATAAATCTTTCAGGTGTTGTGACCTTCCTGATACAGGGAATACGTCCCCGCAAGTACAGGGATGCAGACAGGGCCAAAAAGGCGACAATAATTGCTCTTATTCTGTGGACATTTCTGTTGATATTGCTCGGAGTATCGATTGTTCTTTCGCAGAAATGGTAAAACATTCACGTAACTTGTTCCAGCAGGTACATCATGTCCGTAATCCGGAACAGGTGCACTGTACTCTTTCCTGTCAGACCTGCCTCTATCCTGTTCCTTACATCCCAATAGTCATCTGGTTCCACATGAAAACGTATTACAGCCTTCCCCACTCCATTCTTCCTGAGAGAATGGTTTATTGAGTTACAGTCGAATGCGACCCTGTCAATCACACGATATCTATTCTTAAAAAATGGTGAATCAATGTTCGATTCCGAGGTTAAGAGGCTCCGCCTGGCATCGATCTTTACGAGGCTCATATCAATGTTCAATTCGGCTGCA
The window above is part of the ANME-2 cluster archaeon genome. Proteins encoded here:
- a CDS encoding mechanosensitive ion channel family protein produces the protein MADNNLIYPSLDATIVLNIAFTILLAYLLVRIITFLLTHLSERAFQYRITIKMLIPLLKFSIYGFTLYVILARILVVTSEQLWGFGVLLGAAIGFGLKDLFAGVIGGILISLGKPYQVGDKIRIGEYYGEVKDIGLISTTLVTPDDNLVSAPNYMVFTQPVASANAGNREMMVVIDLYVDHDADAGLAFKILKEAVITSMYVYISSKHPVTILIKEYPYYRRLRAKAYVTDLRYEFQFESDVTRRSLDEFTLKGIRAPRIMVIPGGSGPG
- a CDS encoding mechanosensitive ion channel family protein, with the translated sequence MDVLWFLGLVLAIVLLIIYWRIYIDVSTFTSVFELLLPKFSFVIITLFIVKIFLKISLPILNRAVKPHFKSGEWKVVRMLYIYFVWFLALIIIISGVLGNFSSLGISLSLLGAGLAFALQQVILSFAAWFLIMVKRPYKIGDRIYIKSNDILGDVENITMLFTVLKDVTGDETVTGKNVIIPNSVVFLEPIINYSYDIPQVWLSIPVSVTYESDLGLAERIIFNAAKEVAGEEMKQAARLMRVKTPESVQVEFALEEPVLRVGFADSSVTVTVRVMCLPKLVPAIRTEVYRKVLEEFNNPENKDKVEIAYPHMELVLHDEGMGDNMKNFLKSPRS
- a CDS encoding mechanosensitive ion channel family protein yields the protein MNSNRELYIFLLSLLAIITIYINYFTDYLSEYSQELSKFLQSTIILLVGYLANYFTSIIIKRQIQEIKERYAFKKAVSTIIAIIAMGALIAVWFKETTSLIVAYGIISAGIAIALQDVLKNLAGGLIIFLSGPFRAGDRIQIETDMGDVLDINVFNTKIMEIRQWVDGDQYSGRIIQLPNSFILNKTVKNYTRDFSFIWDEIHLMLTYDSNWRKAQTIAVDIANDVTKEFEISAKKELKDMGDKYLITPADVESKIYTQITDNWIDMQLRYVVDPRRRRTNKHLLNEKILDAFLKEKDIKIASATYEIVGFPAVRMEK
- the corA gene encoding magnesium/cobalt transporter CorA, whose amino-acid sequence is MSRFFKTSKKVGLPPGTLQHIGEKKAETVKISILDYDETNLEEKVAKTVEECFPFKEKPTVTWINVDGLHQVDIIETIGKHFDVHPLIMEDIVHTDQRPKMEDFGHYIFIVMKMLQFNESNNEIMGEQISLILGNNFVISFQEMEGDTFDPVRERIRNSKGRIRKMGPDYLAYALVDSIVDNYFLILEKLGERIEDREEELVTNPIPETLQTIHEMKREMIYLRKSVWPLRELISGLERGESTLILDSTTVYLRDVYDHTIQVIDTIETFRDMLSGMLDIYLSSVSNRMNEVMKVLTIIATIFIPLTFFAGVYGMNFEYMPELGWQWSYPLLWVVFIGTGFSMFLFFKRKRWL
- a CDS encoding DUF432 domain-containing protein; translation: MYGSYDIPLKIEHESFSLSIEKAGNLHIYKREVFYGTEEKVLLFDDAKIILNPIEPVNKPKNITAFLLIEFEKPFVVGPGTSNPVYIKFPIEIGVFISNNKQFEILDVLTLVKQKFTLYGDPARGMICKYWKSEVYPGIPEADPMMEGVMEVKIENTTSRWIEISKAVFNAYDMRLYYNNDMVSMKSKMKIMGEQIAKTVFFNSPIRNEMEKSIERYTAGKVSVMGPKFMMEGGL
- a CDS encoding mechanosensitive ion channel family protein; translation: MNVTDVFSSIPGGDGPVLKFLIVLLTIIGAVFVSKVATIYLRRTLKEKMSKDHLEIILKLTSYSIIIVAILFFMLPALNVEPSSILVAGSVVGFIIGFASQNIVGNMVSGLFLMTERPIKVGNIVNIDGNSGTVEDITLISTIIRTYDGLYVRIPNQTVFTTTITNYVANVARRFDYVVGIRYNDDADKAIEIIKNIIEDHPFTLKNPSPVVFVDNLGDNAVNIVVRIWAPSTDWYGAKTELLWIMKKTLEENGMEIAFPQRTLWFANELQSKQIDKKEVPSGNG
- a CDS encoding TIGR00341 family protein; translated protein: MALRQIEIFIPSKEEYRVQDALKDLPVLGIWQERFSKDFIQIIILLDAETSEFVLDRLEQNISLVEGYRIIILPVEATLPKQKPLHEKVPEREEPVLEDKTNEKPARISREELYSDIEETINQTRIFIVLAFLSSVVAAIGILQNNVAVIIGAMVIAPLLGPNVALSLATTLGDIDLAKRALKANIKGILTVLSFAVILGFVFKVDPNIPELISRTKVTFGDIILALAAGSAAALSLTTGVPSALIGVMVAVALLPPLVVFGLLLGQGEWVLATGALLLVLTNAICINLSGVVTFLIQGIRPRKYRDADRAKKATIIALILWTFLLILLGVSIVLSQKW